A genome region from Gloeocapsopsis sp. IPPAS B-1203 includes the following:
- a CDS encoding FAD-dependent oxidoreductase, with amino-acid sequence MSTAPGRQVLTQGSADSWLYDSKQMAKFALIKTLRRAYNIARLSCKSKIPTDELIEILHQQTSRRRLLQGGLFATGAIAGVTLSYQRHSIASGTSSKVLIVGAGIAGLTAAYRLHQAGVGVEIVEARNEIGGRIHSLANAAGTSTTVELGGEFIDSEHRNIQELAAELGLQLSDLSAVDRGLIEDTWYFEGKKIPLEQIVQDFIPLTPILEKDAAIAENLTSPEAIKLDRTSITQYLAQQPISPTLRKLIATAYTVEYGREAAEQSSLNLIYLIGTSTEDFSIYGNSDERYHIIGGNQQLLQRLAQPLTSFIEPETELEAIRSLSDGRYRASFRAGTRVFERNYERVLLAIPFSVLRTVRLSVDLPPAKRQVINSLCYGTNSKLITAYKERVWRDRYQSTASLFTDLDFQNTWEPTRYSSGKSGLITNFCGGRYGFELGKGTTQAQAQKFYGQIEKVFPGLRSQRTGEVIRAYWTGEPYSAGSYACYLVGQWSQFYGRERERVGNLLFAGEHCSQDYQGYMEGGCETGEIAAQEILKDLNIKKATALKHR; translated from the coding sequence TTGAGTACAGCGCCAGGCAGACAAGTTCTGACTCAAGGTAGTGCTGACAGCTGGCTGTATGACAGTAAACAAATGGCTAAATTCGCCTTAATTAAGACATTACGTCGTGCTTACAATATTGCTCGGTTATCATGCAAAAGTAAAATTCCGACAGATGAATTAATTGAAATATTGCATCAGCAAACTTCACGACGACGATTACTCCAGGGAGGACTCTTTGCCACAGGCGCGATCGCTGGAGTCACTTTAAGTTATCAAAGGCATAGTATTGCTAGTGGTACAAGTTCTAAAGTACTTATTGTTGGTGCAGGAATTGCGGGATTAACAGCTGCCTATCGACTACATCAAGCTGGAGTGGGTGTTGAGATTGTTGAAGCAAGAAATGAGATTGGTGGAAGAATCCACAGTCTCGCCAATGCTGCTGGAACTTCCACAACAGTTGAATTAGGAGGAGAATTTATTGATTCAGAGCATCGGAATATTCAAGAACTTGCTGCTGAACTAGGCTTGCAGCTTAGCGATTTGTCAGCTGTAGATCGAGGACTAATAGAGGATACTTGGTACTTTGAGGGCAAAAAAATTCCCTTAGAACAGATTGTTCAAGATTTTATCCCCTTAACGCCAATTCTGGAGAAAGATGCAGCGATCGCAGAAAATCTCACATCTCCAGAAGCAATTAAACTAGATCGAACTTCAATTACACAGTATTTAGCACAACAGCCAATTAGCCCAACTTTACGCAAACTGATCGCAACTGCTTACACAGTAGAATATGGTCGTGAAGCCGCAGAACAGTCAAGTCTCAACCTCATCTACTTAATTGGCACAAGTACCGAGGACTTTAGCATTTATGGTAATAGTGATGAGCGCTATCACATTATCGGAGGGAATCAGCAACTGCTCCAACGACTGGCACAGCCACTGACAAGTTTTATTGAACCAGAAACTGAATTAGAAGCAATCCGCAGTTTATCAGATGGTCGTTATCGCGCTAGTTTTCGGGCGGGGACTAGAGTATTTGAACGTAACTACGAACGAGTTTTACTCGCTATACCTTTTAGTGTTTTACGTACAGTACGCCTTAGTGTCGATCTACCACCTGCAAAACGTCAGGTAATTAATAGTTTATGTTACGGTACAAACTCTAAGTTGATTACTGCATATAAAGAGAGAGTTTGGCGCGATCGCTATCAATCCACTGCTTCTCTATTTACTGATTTAGATTTTCAAAATACTTGGGAACCAACGCGCTATTCTTCAGGAAAAAGTGGGTTGATCACTAATTTTTGTGGCGGGCGTTATGGATTTGAACTAGGAAAAGGAACCACGCAAGCGCAGGCGCAAAAATTTTATGGGCAAATTGAAAAAGTTTTTCCTGGACTTCGCAGCCAACGTACAGGTGAAGTCATTCGCGCTTACTGGACAGGAGAACCCTACAGTGCAGGTTCTTATGCTTGCTATTTAGTTGGACAGTGGTCTCAGTTTTATGGTAGAGAAAGAGAACGTGTAGGAAACCTTTTGTTTGCTGGCGAACACTGCTCCCAAGACTATCAAGGTTATATGGAAGGAGGCTGTGAAACAGGTGAAATTGCCGCACAAGAAATCTTGAAAGACTTAAACATCAAAAAAGCAACAGCTTTAAAACATCGCTAG
- the cutA gene encoding divalent-cation tolerance protein CutA yields the protein MSSTFDVTQYSVVLVSTGSQQEAEAIATSLVKSQLAACVSIVPVSSIYTWQGELCQEPEWQLIIKTDLSQFPALEAKIQELHSYEVPEVIVLPIIAGSSTYLNWLSGQLKRSEE from the coding sequence ATGAGCAGTACTTTTGATGTAACTCAATACAGTGTGGTATTGGTCAGTACTGGTTCGCAGCAAGAGGCAGAAGCGATCGCCACTTCTTTAGTTAAATCTCAGTTGGCTGCTTGTGTCAGTATCGTCCCAGTTTCGTCAATTTACACTTGGCAAGGAGAACTTTGTCAAGAACCAGAGTGGCAGTTAATTATTAAAACAGATTTAAGTCAATTTCCGGCTTTAGAAGCAAAGATTCAGGAGCTGCATTCTTACGAAGTTCCAGAAGTGATTGTACTTCCTATTATTGCTGGTTCTAGCACTTACCTCAATTGGCTCTCTGGACAATTAAAGAGGAGCGAGGAGTGA
- the accC gene encoding acetyl-CoA carboxylase biotin carboxylase subunit, whose protein sequence is MHFSKILIANRGEIALRIIRACEEMGIATVAVHSTVDRDSLHVQLADEAVCIGEAPGSKSYLNIPRIIAAALTRNATAIHPGYGFLAENARFAEICADHQITFIGPSPEAIRAMGDKSTAKETMIRAGVPTVPGSDGLLKDELEAQAIARKIGYPVIVKATAGGGGRGMRLVRDDNEITKFFLAAQGEAEAAFGNPGLYLEKFIERPRHIEFQIFADSYGNVIHLGERDCSIQRRHQKLLEEAPSPALNPALREKMGEAAVKAAKSIDYVGAGTVEFLLAPNGEFYFMEMNTRIQVEHPVTEMITGLDLVAEQIRIAQGEKLQLTQDQVVLRGHAIECRINAEDPDHDFRPSPGRISGYLPPGGPGVRMDSHVYTDYQIPPYYDSLIAKLIVWGPDRPSAIKRMKRALRECALTGLPTTINFHQRILETPEFLQGEVFTNFVEHVMFPKKNSSN, encoded by the coding sequence ATGCATTTTTCTAAAATACTAATCGCCAATCGGGGAGAAATTGCCCTCAGGATTATCCGTGCTTGTGAGGAGATGGGAATTGCTACTGTTGCAGTTCATTCAACGGTTGACCGTGATTCTCTTCATGTCCAACTTGCGGATGAAGCAGTGTGTATTGGTGAAGCTCCAGGGAGCAAAAGTTATCTTAATATTCCCCGTATTATTGCTGCAGCTTTAACACGTAATGCTACCGCAATACATCCTGGTTATGGCTTCTTAGCTGAGAATGCCCGATTTGCAGAAATTTGTGCCGATCATCAAATTACTTTTATTGGTCCATCACCCGAAGCAATTCGCGCTATGGGTGATAAATCAACCGCCAAAGAAACGATGATTCGAGCCGGTGTACCAACTGTTCCTGGTAGCGATGGGTTGCTCAAAGATGAACTTGAAGCACAAGCGATCGCTCGTAAAATTGGTTATCCTGTCATCGTCAAAGCTACAGCAGGTGGTGGCGGACGTGGAATGCGCCTTGTCCGCGACGACAACGAAATCACTAAATTCTTTTTAGCGGCTCAAGGCGAAGCGGAAGCTGCCTTTGGTAATCCTGGACTGTATCTTGAAAAATTTATTGAACGCCCTCGTCATATTGAATTTCAAATTTTTGCAGATAGCTACGGTAATGTGATTCACCTCGGCGAACGTGATTGTTCCATTCAACGTCGTCATCAAAAATTGTTGGAAGAAGCACCAAGCCCAGCACTGAACCCAGCACTCCGCGAAAAAATGGGAGAAGCCGCTGTTAAGGCAGCCAAATCAATTGATTATGTCGGTGCGGGTACTGTTGAGTTTTTACTTGCCCCTAACGGCGAGTTCTACTTTATGGAAATGAACACGCGGATTCAAGTTGAGCATCCAGTCACAGAAATGATTACTGGACTTGACTTAGTTGCTGAGCAAATTCGCATTGCTCAAGGCGAAAAACTTCAGCTGACTCAGGATCAAGTAGTACTACGCGGTCATGCGATCGAATGTCGGATTAACGCTGAAGATCCAGATCACGATTTTCGTCCTTCTCCTGGTCGCATTAGCGGCTATTTACCACCAGGTGGACCAGGCGTACGTATGGATTCCCACGTTTACACAGATTATCAGATTCCTCCCTACTACGACTCGTTAATTGCCAAATTAATCGTTTGGGGTCCCGATCGCCCTAGCGCTATCAAGCGGATGAAACGCGCTCTACGCGAGTGCGCACTGACTGGCTTACCAACAACAATTAACTTTCACCAAAGGATTCTAGAAACACCAGAATTTCTTCAAGGTGAAGTTTTTACAAACTTTGTTGAACACGTTATGTTTCCAAAGAAAAACTCTAGCAACTAA